Below is a window of Halarcobacter anaerophilus DNA.
TGTAGAACATATTTTTTCTACACCTCTCATCTCCATACACATATGTCTTGCATCTATCATTACTGCAACACCTTTAGGATTTAATGCTTCATGAAGTGCATCGCAAATTTGTTCAGTCATCTGCTCTTGTATTTGCAATCTTCTTGCAAATACGTCTACAACTCTTGGAATTTTTGATAAACCTACAACTTTCCCGTCAGGAATATATGCTACGTGAGCTTTTCCTATAATAGGCAACATATGATGCTCACACATAGAGTAGAACTCAATATCTTTTATTACGACCATTTCATCATTTGAGCTTGTAAAAAGTGCTGAATTTATAATCTCTTTTGGATCTTGTTTATATCCGCTGCACATAAACTCAAAAGCTTTCCTAACTCTACTTGGAGTTTTAATTAATCCCTCTCTATTCGCATCTTCACCAATATATTCTAAAATATTTTTTACTGAATCTTCGAACTGTGTCTCTTTGTTCATTTACAATCCTCATTAAACTTTTAACATATCATTTAAACCCCATAACGGAACAAATATGGCAAAAACGATCCATAAAACAAGCGCCATTATGATTATGAAAAATAGAGGTTCTATTAAAGTAGAAAAAATCTTCAAAGAATCATCAAATCTTTTTTTATAAATATTCTTTATTTCATATACCACTTTTGGTAATGAATTGGTAACCTCTCCCGTATTAATCAAGCTTAAGGTTACATCATCAAAGAGATTAGAAGATTCAAAAGCAAATTTTACGCTTTTCCCATTTTTCAACAGATATTCTATTTGCGTAATTCTATCTAAAAGATATTGATTTTTCAGTAAAATTTTTGCCTGTTTCAAAGAATCTAGAAACTCAAACCTGTTTTTAAGTAAAATCTCAAAAACTACAAAAAAAATATATAAAGATTTTAATCTATAAAGATGACTTAGCAAAAACAGATGTCTAACCAGAAGTTTGTCTATTTTTATTTTAAATCTAAGCTCTTTTTTATAAAGAGTTAAAAAAAAAGTATAAAGAAGTATAAGAGAAATTAAAAAAAGAAGAGTATAGTTTTCAAAAAAATCTTTGCATAAAAATAAAACTTTTGTTGCAATAGATAGTTCGGCATTAGAGTTTTTTAAAATAGATTCAAAACTTGGAACTACGAATTTAAAAATAGCAAACAAAGATAGAAAAAAAGTTATTGTTAGAATTATCGGATAAAGCATAGTTTTTAAAAACTCTTTTTTAATCTCATAATTTTCACTGATAATATTACTTAAAAACTCTATATTCGAGCTGCTGTTACCGCTTTTTTGCGTGATTTCAAATAATGATTTTATTAAAGGATTGATTTTATATTTTTTTAGACTTTTTGATAAATTAGAAGAACTCGAAAAAGATTTTTTCAGATCTATTAAAAAACTTTTCAACTCTTGTTTTTTCTCTTTTTTTATTAAAATATCCAAAGCCTCGTTTATAAGAATATCGGAGTTTAACATTAAACTTAATTCATATAAACAATTTTTTATATCTTTATCTTTTATTTTTGAGCGTTTTTGTAAAAAACTTTTTCCGCTTTTTTTTATACTAATAATATTTTTAGGAAGTTCATTTTTTTCAAACTCCTCTTTACTTAATTCTACTGATTTTATTTTATTGTTTTCTTGATAACTTATTTTAAATCTATTCATTTATAACCTTATAAACCTCTTGCATAGTCGTAATACCTTTTTCAACACTTTCTTTCCCGTCATCTAATATGGTTTTAAAAGAGATACTGTTTAAATAAGTTTTAATATCCTTATTTTGCATAATTATTGAAGAGATCTCTTCATCTATTTTTAATATTTCCGAAATACAACTTCTACCGTAAAAACCTGTAAAACTGCATAATTCACACCCTTTTGCTTTACACTTTTTACATATGTTTAAAACTAATCTTTGAGAAAGTATATATCTTAAAGAGGCTGATAGCAAAAATTTATCGGCTTTTAAATCTTTTAATCTTGAAAAAGTTTCAACGGTATTGTTTGCATGAATTGAAGCAAAAACCAAGTGTCCGGTGAGAGAAGCTTGCAGTGCTATTGCTAATGAATTTTCATCTCTTATTTCTCCGATTAAAATTATGTCGGGATCTTGCCTTAAAACATTTTTCAATACTTTTTGAAAAGAGACTCCTAACTTTTCATTTACCTCGATTTGTTGAATTCCTTCCATTTTATACTCAACTGGATCTTCAATTGTAATAATCTTTTTATTCTCTTTATTAAGCTCTTTTAAAATTGAGTATAAAGTGGTACTTTTACCGCTTCCTGTAGGACCTGCAATCAAAACAAGCCCGCTTGAAAGTTTTTCAATCTCTTTTATTGAGTTATAAACTCTTTTTGAAAAACCTAAATCCTGCAATTTTTTTGTAATATTTTTATTATCTAAAACTCTTATAACTATCGATTCACCGTATATTGTGGGCATTGTAGAGACTCTAAAATCAAACTTTTTCTCTTCTAAATACAAAGAGAATCTTCCATCCATAGGAGTTCGGCTCTGTGTTATATCAAGTTTTGAAAGCATCTTGATATACGAACTTAAAACTTTTAAGAACTCTTTTTGAAAAGTATAAAAAATTTTTAAATTTCCATCTATTCTAAACCTTATAATCAGAGCTTTTTCTATACTTTCTATATGAATATCACTGCTTCTTACTTCAACTGCTTTTTTTATTAAAATTTTAAAAAAATCTTCAATATAATTTATATTGTTTTCTTCATTTAAAACTGCATTTTTTGATAATAAAAAGAGAGTTTTCCTTCTTTTTATATCATCTAAAAAGAAAAGTATCTCTTCTTTGTTCAGCTCTTTTTCTCTTATAATATTTCCATCTTCTAAAACTTTTATATTTGAATTAGTGCAAGAAAAAATATCAAAAAAGATTCCATCTTTTTTAATAGGTA
It encodes the following:
- the folE gene encoding GTP cyclohydrolase I FolE; the encoded protein is MNKETQFEDSVKNILEYIGEDANREGLIKTPSRVRKAFEFMCSGYKQDPKEIINSALFTSSNDEMVVIKDIEFYSMCEHHMLPIIGKAHVAYIPDGKVVGLSKIPRVVDVFARRLQIQEQMTEQICDALHEALNPKGVAVMIDARHMCMEMRGVEKICSTTVTSALRGLFKKEKKTKDEFLSIIAQSLHK
- a CDS encoding type II secretion system F family protein, producing the protein MNRFKISYQENNKIKSVELSKEEFEKNELPKNIISIKKSGKSFLQKRSKIKDKDIKNCLYELSLMLNSDILINEALDILIKKEKKQELKSFLIDLKKSFSSSSNLSKSLKKYKINPLIKSLFEITQKSGNSSSNIEFLSNIISENYEIKKEFLKTMLYPIILTITFFLSLFAIFKFVVPSFESILKNSNAELSIATKVLFLCKDFFENYTLLFLISLILLYTFFLTLYKKELRFKIKIDKLLVRHLFLLSHLYRLKSLYIFFVVFEILLKNRFEFLDSLKQAKILLKNQYLLDRITQIEYLLKNGKSVKFAFESSNLFDDVTLSLINTGEVTNSLPKVVYEIKNIYKKRFDDSLKIFSTLIEPLFFIIIMALVLWIVFAIFVPLWGLNDMLKV
- a CDS encoding GspE/PulE family protein, encoding MNSLNTIIDYELIDSLDIEFLKNNLILPIKKDGIFFDIFSCTNSNIKVLEDGNIIREKELNKEEILFFLDDIKRRKTLFLLSKNAVLNEENNINYIEDFFKILIKKAVEVRSSDIHIESIEKALIIRFRIDGNLKIFYTFQKEFLKVLSSYIKMLSKLDITQSRTPMDGRFSLYLEEKKFDFRVSTMPTIYGESIVIRVLDNKNITKKLQDLGFSKRVYNSIKEIEKLSSGLVLIAGPTGSGKSTTLYSILKELNKENKKIITIEDPVEYKMEGIQQIEVNEKLGVSFQKVLKNVLRQDPDIILIGEIRDENSLAIALQASLTGHLVFASIHANNTVETFSRLKDLKADKFLLSASLRYILSQRLVLNICKKCKAKGCELCSFTGFYGRSCISEILKIDEEISSIIMQNKDIKTYLNSISFKTILDDGKESVEKGITTMQEVYKVINE